From the Hyphomicrobium sp. ghe19 genome, one window contains:
- a CDS encoding agmatine deiminase family protein: MNAVADKTPVVTPAEWAPQKAIWTAWPADPDEWRGDLETPRRDVAALIRALSIAGNKVRLLANGEEARNSALAALGDAAEIIPAKYGDIWLRDTGPIFARSRNNAVALRFKTNSWGGKYDLPDDATVGDDVAELAKTPIRRFDFVLEGGAVDHDGEGTILTTRQTLLNPNRNGWTKEAAEQALSEAFGAKTVIWIDEGLKNDHTDGHVDNIARFVAPGRVVCQAPAGPDDPNAETLNAIAARLEAATDALGRKLEVIRIPGVGLYRNALGDVSPASHMNFIIANDVVVVPIYGTATEADALQALQAVFPTRAVVGVSSRGLLGCGLAGGGSFHCITQQEPL; this comes from the coding sequence ATGAACGCAGTGGCGGACAAAACGCCGGTGGTGACGCCCGCCGAATGGGCGCCTCAAAAGGCGATTTGGACCGCATGGCCGGCCGATCCGGATGAATGGCGCGGCGATCTCGAAACGCCCCGTCGCGACGTGGCGGCGCTCATACGCGCGCTCAGCATCGCCGGCAACAAGGTCCGGCTTCTCGCGAACGGCGAAGAAGCGCGCAACTCGGCGCTCGCAGCACTCGGCGATGCGGCCGAAATCATCCCCGCGAAGTACGGCGATATCTGGCTACGCGACACCGGCCCGATTTTCGCACGGAGCCGCAACAACGCCGTTGCTCTTCGCTTCAAGACAAACAGCTGGGGCGGAAAATACGATCTCCCCGATGACGCAACCGTCGGCGACGACGTTGCCGAGCTTGCGAAGACGCCCATTCGCCGTTTTGATTTTGTGCTCGAAGGCGGCGCCGTCGACCACGACGGAGAAGGCACGATCCTGACGACGCGGCAGACGTTGCTCAACCCCAATCGCAATGGCTGGACGAAAGAAGCAGCTGAACAGGCGCTCTCCGAAGCGTTCGGCGCGAAGACGGTCATCTGGATCGATGAAGGCCTCAAGAACGACCACACCGACGGGCACGTCGACAACATCGCGCGCTTCGTCGCGCCTGGCCGCGTCGTCTGCCAGGCGCCCGCCGGCCCCGATGATCCGAACGCTGAAACGTTGAACGCCATCGCGGCGCGCCTTGAAGCCGCGACCGACGCGCTCGGCCGCAAGCTCGAGGTCATTCGCATTCCGGGTGTCGGCCTTTACCGCAATGCCCTTGGTGACGTTTCGCCGGCTTCCCATATGAACTTCATAATCGCCAACGACGTTGTCGTTGTGCCGATTTATGGAACTGCGACAGAGGCAGACGCGCTTCAGGCTTTACAGGCCGTTTTTCCCACACGCGCAGTTGTTGGCGTATCGTCTCGCGGTTTGCTTGGCTGCGGACTGGCCGGCGGCGGATCATTTCACTGCATCACACAACAGGAGCCCCTGTAA
- a CDS encoding 2-hydroxychromene-2-carboxylate isomerase, with translation MKPTIVFWYEFASTYSYLSAMRIEETAAEANVAVDWKPFLLGPIFKSQGWETSPFNIYPAKGRYMVRDIGRTAASRGIPFQMPASFPANGLKAARLAIAARSKGADAAFSRAVFAAAFAKGLDISDDAVLTDCLTSTGLEADDLRRLSTDIAVKSELRANTEEAQALGIFGAPSFSTPDGEMFWGDDRLDQALAWARKRAPE, from the coding sequence ATGAAACCGACTATCGTCTTCTGGTACGAGTTCGCGTCGACCTACTCTTACCTGAGCGCCATGCGGATCGAGGAAACGGCAGCCGAGGCCAACGTCGCCGTCGATTGGAAGCCATTTCTGCTCGGGCCGATTTTCAAATCGCAGGGCTGGGAAACCTCGCCTTTCAATATCTATCCGGCGAAGGGCCGCTACATGGTGCGGGACATTGGACGCACCGCGGCGTCGCGCGGAATTCCTTTCCAGATGCCGGCGTCGTTTCCGGCCAACGGATTGAAGGCGGCGCGCCTTGCGATCGCGGCGCGAAGCAAAGGCGCGGACGCCGCATTCAGCCGTGCGGTCTTTGCCGCGGCCTTTGCCAAGGGTTTGGACATCTCCGATGACGCTGTGTTGACGGATTGCCTGACGAGCACCGGTCTCGAGGCGGACGATCTGCGGCGGCTCAGTACGGATATCGCGGTCAAGTCGGAGTTGCGGGCCAATACGGAAGAGGCGCAGGCGCTCGGGATATTCGGTGCGCCGAGTTTCAGCACGCCGGATGGGGAAATGTTCTGGGGAGACGACCGGCTCGACCAAGCTTTGGCCTGGGCGAGGAAGCGCGCGCCCGAATGA
- the hslU gene encoding ATP-dependent protease ATPase subunit HslU — translation MTNFSPREIVSELDRYIVGQADAKRAVAIALRNRWRRQQLTGELRDEVLPKNILMIGPTGVGKTEISRRLAKLAGAPFLKVEATKFTEVGYVGRDVDSIVRDLVEVGIALVKETKRQGVRAKAEKSAEERVLDALVGSGSSPATRDSFRKKLRNNELNDKEIDILVADTSSPIPSFDMPGGSMATINIGEMLGKALGQRTKSRRVTVQDSFDILIAEESDKLIDSDQIAGEAITAVENNGIVFLDEIDKISSRGDAARGGADVSREGVQRDLLPLIEGTTVATKHGPVKTDHILFIASGAFHVSKPSDLLPELQGRLPIRVELNALTREDMKRILTEPQVSLIRQSVALLQTEGVTLEFKPDAIEAIADAAVEVNSTVENIGARRLQTVLERVLDDVSFEASDRGVQTVVIDGPYVTERVGTLSKNADLSRFIL, via the coding sequence ATGACGAATTTTTCACCGCGCGAAATCGTATCCGAACTAGACCGCTACATCGTCGGCCAAGCCGACGCCAAGCGTGCCGTCGCCATAGCCCTCCGTAACCGCTGGCGCCGTCAGCAGTTGACCGGCGAGCTTCGCGACGAAGTTCTGCCGAAGAACATCCTGATGATCGGCCCGACGGGCGTCGGCAAGACGGAGATCTCCCGCCGGTTGGCGAAGCTCGCGGGTGCGCCGTTCCTCAAGGTCGAAGCGACCAAGTTCACCGAGGTCGGCTACGTCGGACGCGACGTCGACAGCATCGTTCGCGATCTCGTTGAAGTCGGCATCGCCCTCGTCAAGGAAACGAAACGCCAAGGCGTCCGCGCGAAAGCCGAAAAATCCGCGGAAGAACGCGTGCTCGATGCGCTCGTCGGCTCCGGCTCGTCCCCCGCGACACGCGACAGCTTCCGCAAGAAACTCCGCAACAATGAATTGAACGACAAGGAGATCGACATCCTCGTCGCCGATACCTCCTCCCCCATCCCCTCGTTCGACATGCCGGGCGGCTCGATGGCGACGATCAACATCGGCGAGATGCTGGGCAAGGCGCTCGGGCAGCGAACGAAGTCGCGCCGAGTCACAGTTCAGGATAGCTTCGACATTCTCATTGCCGAAGAAAGCGACAAGCTGATCGATAGCGATCAGATCGCGGGGGAAGCGATTACCGCCGTCGAAAACAACGGCATCGTGTTCCTTGATGAGATCGATAAGATTTCATCGCGCGGCGACGCTGCGCGCGGCGGTGCCGACGTCTCGCGCGAAGGCGTGCAGCGCGATCTCCTGCCGTTGATCGAAGGCACGACCGTCGCGACCAAGCACGGCCCCGTGAAGACGGATCATATCCTCTTCATCGCCTCGGGCGCGTTCCACGTCTCGAAACCTTCCGACCTCTTGCCGGAATTGCAGGGCCGTCTCCCGATCCGCGTCGAGCTGAATGCTCTGACGCGCGAAGACATGAAGCGCATCCTGACGGAGCCGCAGGTCAGTCTCATCAGGCAATCCGTGGCCCTGCTGCAGACAGAAGGCGTCACGCTCGAATTCAAACCGGACGCGATTGAAGCCATCGCCGACGCGGCCGTCGAGGTGAACTCGACCGTTGAGAACATCGGCGCCCGGCGGCTTCAGACGGTGCTCGAGCGCGTCCTCGACGACGTTTCGTTCGAAGCCTCCGACCGAGGCGTGCAAACCGTGGTAATCGACGGCCCTTACGTGACGGAACGCGTCGGAACCCTTTCGAAGAACGCCGATCTGAGCCGGTTTATCCTGTAA
- a CDS encoding argininosuccinate synthase: MSAAPKSVKKVVLAYSGGLDTSIILKWLQETYGAEVVTFTADLGQGEELEPARKKALMLGIKEENIFIEDLREEFVRDFVFPMFRANTVYEGVYLLGTSIARPLIAKKQIEIARKVGADAVCHGATGKGNDQVRFELGYYALEPGIKIIAPWREWKFKGREDLLDFARQNQIPVAKDKEGESPFSVDANLLHSSSEGKVLEDPATKPPEMVYQRTISPMTAPDKVTTIKIGFEKGDPVSLDGKKLSPATLLKALNDLGRDNGIGRLDLVENRFVGMKSRGVYETPGGTILLTAHRAIESLTLDRGASHLKDEIMPRYAELIYNGFWFSPEREMLQALIDKSQENVEGEVTLELYKGNVIVIGRASPKTLYSPTLVTFEDDKGAYDQKDAEGFIKLNALRLRTLGQRNKT, from the coding sequence ATGAGCGCCGCGCCTAAATCCGTGAAAAAGGTCGTTCTCGCCTATTCCGGCGGTTTAGACACTTCGATCATCCTCAAGTGGCTGCAGGAGACCTACGGCGCCGAAGTCGTGACGTTCACCGCCGACCTCGGACAGGGTGAAGAGCTGGAGCCGGCCCGCAAGAAGGCCCTGATGCTCGGCATCAAGGAAGAGAACATCTTCATCGAAGACCTGCGCGAGGAATTCGTCCGCGATTTCGTATTCCCGATGTTTCGCGCCAACACGGTCTACGAAGGCGTTTATTTGCTCGGCACGTCCATCGCCCGTCCGCTGATCGCGAAGAAGCAGATCGAGATCGCCCGCAAGGTCGGCGCCGACGCCGTCTGCCACGGCGCGACAGGCAAGGGCAACGATCAGGTGAGATTCGAGCTCGGCTATTATGCGCTCGAGCCCGGCATCAAGATCATCGCGCCCTGGCGCGAATGGAAGTTCAAGGGCCGCGAAGACCTTCTGGATTTCGCTCGCCAGAACCAGATCCCCGTCGCCAAGGACAAGGAGGGCGAGAGCCCATTCTCGGTCGACGCCAACCTTCTGCACTCCTCGTCGGAAGGCAAAGTGCTCGAAGACCCCGCGACGAAGCCGCCCGAGATGGTCTATCAGCGCACCATCTCGCCGATGACCGCGCCCGACAAGGTGACGACCATCAAGATCGGCTTCGAAAAGGGCGATCCCGTCTCGCTCGATGGCAAGAAGCTTTCGCCCGCCACGCTCTTGAAGGCCTTGAACGATCTCGGGCGCGACAACGGCATTGGCCGTCTCGATCTCGTCGAGAACCGCTTCGTCGGAATGAAATCGCGCGGCGTTTACGAAACACCCGGCGGCACGATCCTGCTTACCGCCCATCGCGCCATCGAAAGCCTGACGCTCGATCGCGGCGCATCGCATCTCAAAGACGAGATCATGCCGCGCTACGCCGAGCTGATCTACAACGGCTTCTGGTTCTCGCCCGAGCGCGAGATGCTTCAGGCCCTGATCGACAAGAGCCAGGAGAACGTCGAGGGCGAAGTAACGCTCGAACTCTACAAGGGCAATGTCATCGTCATCGGCCGCGCGAGCCCGAAGACACTTTATTCGCCGACGCTCGTCACGTTCGAAGACGACAAAGGCGCTTACGACCAGAAGGACGCCGAAGGCTTCATCAAGCTCAATGCGCTGCGTTTGCGCACGCTCGGCCAACGAAACAAGACGTAA
- the ybaL gene encoding YbaL family putative K(+) efflux transporter, with amino-acid sequence MPHETPLIATIVVGLSLAFIFGAIAQRLRASPLVGYLIAGVALGPRTPGFVADQTIASELAEVGIILLMFGVGLHFSMKDLWSVRAIAIPGAVVQIIVATLLGLGLSLHLGWQPGAGIVMGLALSVASTVVLLRAMQARRLLNTERGRIAVGWLIVEDVVMVLTLVLLPALLPLFTATTTDVATSQAENFDLLKTFAVTVLQIVAFVVLMLVAGRRIIPWILHYAAHTGSRELFRLAVLAIALGTAFGAAKLFGVSFALGAFFAGMILSESTLSQQAASETLPLRDAFAVLFFISVGMLFDPAILLRDPLAVIATLTIIIVGKSVAAYGIVRAFGYPATTALTISVSLAQIGEFSFILAGLGVTLGVLPELGRELVLAGAIGSIMLNPLLFFALDRYEEKLEKREAANAPQPAPPVKIEKTALQDHAVLIGYGRVGRPIGEILERRHIPMYVIDENDDVVNKLKEKKVEAVAGNAVALLKFANLQQAKCLLVAIPDSFEAGQIVAQARAANPGLPIIVRGHSDAEVTHLQACGTNIVIQGSQEIADAMAARVP; translated from the coding sequence ATGCCTCACGAAACACCCCTGATAGCTACGATCGTCGTCGGCCTCAGTTTGGCCTTCATATTTGGAGCGATAGCGCAGCGTCTCCGCGCTTCGCCGCTCGTCGGATACCTTATTGCAGGCGTAGCGCTCGGCCCGCGAACGCCCGGTTTTGTTGCTGATCAGACGATCGCCTCCGAGCTCGCGGAAGTCGGCATCATCTTGTTGATGTTCGGTGTCGGGCTGCATTTCTCGATGAAAGACCTCTGGTCGGTCCGAGCCATCGCGATCCCGGGCGCCGTAGTTCAGATCATCGTCGCGACGCTGCTCGGCTTAGGCCTTTCGCTTCATCTCGGCTGGCAGCCGGGAGCCGGCATCGTTATGGGCCTCGCGCTCTCCGTCGCAAGTACCGTCGTATTGTTGCGAGCGATGCAGGCGAGACGGCTTCTCAATACCGAACGTGGCCGCATCGCCGTCGGATGGCTCATCGTCGAAGACGTCGTGATGGTGCTGACGCTGGTGCTGCTGCCGGCGCTGCTCCCACTGTTCACCGCCACCACAACGGACGTGGCGACAAGCCAAGCTGAGAACTTCGATCTTCTCAAGACGTTTGCAGTCACCGTACTCCAGATCGTCGCCTTCGTTGTTCTGATGCTCGTCGCTGGCCGCCGAATTATTCCATGGATTTTGCACTACGCTGCCCACACCGGATCTCGAGAACTCTTCCGCCTGGCCGTACTCGCGATTGCGCTCGGAACGGCCTTCGGAGCGGCCAAGCTGTTCGGCGTGTCATTCGCACTTGGCGCCTTCTTCGCCGGCATGATCCTGAGCGAATCGACGCTCAGTCAGCAGGCGGCATCTGAAACACTTCCGCTGCGAGATGCCTTTGCGGTGCTCTTCTTCATATCCGTTGGCATGTTGTTCGATCCGGCCATTCTTCTCCGCGATCCTCTTGCCGTCATAGCGACGCTGACGATCATCATCGTCGGCAAATCGGTGGCGGCCTACGGCATTGTTCGCGCATTCGGCTATCCCGCGACGACCGCGCTCACGATTTCAGTCAGCTTGGCGCAGATCGGCGAGTTCTCGTTTATTCTGGCGGGCCTAGGCGTCACGCTCGGCGTCTTGCCCGAACTGGGCCGGGAACTCGTCCTGGCTGGCGCCATCGGCTCCATAATGCTGAACCCGCTGCTCTTCTTCGCGCTCGACCGGTATGAGGAGAAGCTCGAAAAGCGAGAGGCGGCGAACGCGCCTCAGCCGGCACCGCCCGTCAAAATCGAAAAGACGGCGTTGCAGGACCACGCCGTATTGATCGGCTATGGCCGTGTAGGACGTCCTATCGGCGAAATACTGGAACGGCGGCATATACCGATGTACGTCATCGACGAGAACGATGACGTCGTGAACAAGCTCAAGGAAAAGAAGGTTGAAGCAGTCGCGGGCAACGCCGTGGCCCTTCTCAAATTTGCAAATCTGCAGCAAGCAAAATGTCTGCTCGTCGCCATCCCCGACAGCTTCGAAGCAGGGCAAATTGTGGCCCAGGCCCGGGCAGCGAACCCCGGGTTGCCGATCATCGTGCGAGGTCATTCCGACGCTGAGGTAACGCACCTCCAAGCTTGTGGTACAAATATCGTCATCCAGGGATCACAGGAAATCGCCGACGCAATGGCTGCACGAGTTCCGTAA
- the aguB gene encoding N-carbamoylputrescine amidase → MARRSITVGSIQTSYGHDIKINIAKTEALVREAADRGAEIILPSELFEGIYFCTRQDPKWFETAHPVMEHPCVIALREIAKSLKVVIPISFFEKDGPRYYNSIAIADADGEILGVYRKSHIPDGPGYQEKYYFRPGDTGFKTWNTKRGKIGVGICWDQWYPESARAMVLQGAEILFYPTAIGSEPYDPSLDTHLQWQRAMQGHAVSNSVPIVAANRIGEEDNDGVKQKYYGHSFISDHRGELVQKFGAQDEGVLIHTFDLDLIETYRAEWGFFRDRRTDLYAKSII, encoded by the coding sequence ATGGCGCGACGCTCGATCACGGTCGGCAGCATTCAGACGTCCTACGGACACGATATCAAAATCAATATCGCCAAGACGGAAGCGCTTGTTCGCGAGGCCGCTGACCGCGGCGCAGAAATCATTCTGCCGTCCGAGCTGTTCGAAGGCATCTACTTCTGCACGCGTCAGGACCCGAAGTGGTTTGAAACCGCGCATCCGGTGATGGAGCATCCGTGCGTGATCGCACTCCGCGAGATCGCGAAGTCGCTGAAGGTCGTCATCCCGATATCGTTCTTCGAGAAGGACGGCCCCCGCTACTACAACAGCATCGCAATTGCCGACGCAGACGGCGAAATCCTCGGCGTTTATCGCAAGAGCCATATTCCGGACGGCCCCGGCTACCAGGAAAAGTATTATTTCCGGCCGGGCGATACCGGCTTCAAGACGTGGAATACGAAACGCGGAAAGATCGGCGTCGGCATCTGCTGGGATCAATGGTACCCGGAAAGCGCCCGCGCCATGGTTCTCCAAGGCGCCGAGATCTTATTCTATCCGACCGCAATCGGATCGGAACCTTACGATCCGTCACTCGACACGCATCTCCAGTGGCAGCGCGCGATGCAGGGCCACGCCGTTTCGAACTCCGTGCCGATCGTTGCAGCCAATCGCATCGGCGAGGAAGACAACGATGGCGTGAAGCAGAAGTACTACGGCCACTCTTTCATCTCTGACCACCGCGGCGAACTCGTCCAGAAATTCGGCGCGCAGGACGAAGGCGTTCTCATTCACACCTTCGATCTCGACCTCATCGAAACGTATCGCGCCGAGTGGGGATTCTTCCGCGACCGCCGCACCGACCTCTACGCGAAGAGCATCATCTGA
- the rlmN gene encoding 23S rRNA (adenine(2503)-C(2))-methyltransferase RlmN: protein MTAAPLIKIDADQPAAKLSLAGLTRDRLKLALAAAGVPEKQLRMRVGQLWSWIYVRGVSRFEDMTDVSKDLRRQLEELYTLDRPEIVSEQISVDGTRKWLLRLPKRGHEARAPEIETVYIPESDRGTLCISSQVGCTLNCSFCHTGTQKLVRNLETEEIVAQIMLARDRIGDWPGAKGPDDGRLLPQSERKITNVVLMGMGEPLYNFDNVKAAMDIASDGEGLSLSKRRITLSTSGVVPEIPRWGEEADTMLAISLHATNDALRDELVPLNRKYPIAELIEACRNYPGLSNARRITFEYVMLKGVNDSLAEARALVRLLAGIPAKINLIPFNPWPNTRYECSDWETIERFADVVNRAGYASPVRTPRGRDILAACGQLRSESLKLSASERNAASQGA, encoded by the coding sequence ATGACCGCCGCGCCTTTAATCAAGATTGACGCAGACCAGCCCGCCGCCAAGCTCTCGCTCGCGGGGTTGACGCGCGACCGCTTGAAACTGGCGCTCGCCGCGGCCGGCGTTCCGGAAAAGCAGCTCCGCATGCGCGTCGGCCAGCTCTGGAGCTGGATCTACGTACGCGGCGTCAGCCGCTTCGAAGACATGACGGATGTGTCGAAGGATCTGCGCCGCCAGCTCGAAGAGCTGTACACGCTGGATCGTCCCGAGATCGTCTCCGAACAGATCTCCGTCGACGGTACGCGCAAATGGCTCCTCAGGCTCCCGAAGCGCGGTCACGAAGCACGCGCGCCGGAAATCGAAACCGTCTACATCCCCGAGAGCGACCGCGGCACGCTTTGCATTTCGAGCCAGGTCGGCTGCACGCTGAATTGCTCGTTCTGCCACACCGGCACGCAGAAGCTCGTGCGCAATCTCGAGACGGAAGAAATCGTCGCCCAGATCATGCTGGCCCGCGACCGCATCGGTGACTGGCCCGGCGCCAAGGGCCCCGACGACGGCCGTCTGCTGCCGCAGAGCGAACGCAAGATAACGAACGTCGTGCTGATGGGCATGGGCGAGCCGCTCTACAATTTCGACAACGTCAAAGCCGCGATGGATATCGCGTCGGACGGCGAAGGCCTCTCGCTCTCGAAGCGGCGCATCACGCTGTCGACGTCGGGTGTCGTTCCCGAAATTCCGCGTTGGGGCGAAGAAGCCGACACCATGCTCGCCATCTCGCTGCACGCGACGAACGATGCGCTGCGCGACGAACTCGTGCCGCTCAATCGCAAATATCCGATCGCTGAGCTTATCGAGGCCTGCCGCAATTATCCGGGGCTCTCGAATGCACGGCGCATCACGTTCGAATATGTGATGCTGAAAGGCGTCAACGACAGCCTCGCGGAGGCGCGGGCGCTCGTGCGCCTCCTCGCGGGAATTCCCGCCAAAATCAACCTAATCCCGTTCAATCCGTGGCCGAACACGCGTTATGAATGCTCGGATTGGGAAACCATCGAACGATTTGCAGACGTCGTAAATCGGGCTGGTTACGCGAGCCCCGTCCGCACACCCCGCGGACGCGATATTCTTGCGGCCTGCGGGCAACTTAGATCTGAAAGCCTCAAGCTCTCGGCCAGCGAGCGCAACGCCGCGTCCCAGGGCGCCTGA